The Methanobacteriaceae archaeon DNA window CTCTAATTACACATATGTTTGTACTAGTATATATACTGTTTGTTTTTACACAAACATTTGCGAATTATTGCTTTCTATTTCTACTACGATAATTTTATTACCTATTTTATATAAAAAATATAATAAATAATATAATAAAAAATTGTAATGGGAATGATTGATATGGGAATTACTGATTACATCAAAACCAGATTATTGAACAACCGTGTGGAACAGTACAACACCAAGCGCAGCTATTGGGGTGAAAGTGAAAGGCAACCTAGAGTTGATGGAATCAATACTGGCCTTGATTTGCCGGATGCCCTTCCGCCAGTCATCAACAAAACAATATCTAATGCACGTTATGCTGTCAAGCTTGACGGTTACACTTCAGGAATATTGAAAAATAGAATTGACAAGGCCAATGTTAATGTGGTGCTTGTTGATAAGGAAAACAAACTCTCCCAAGAGCAGAAACTTACATTAATTCTTTGGGCTCGAAAAATTGACATTCGCCAAATTGCTAAAAACATCCTGCAGGGCGGAATGGTTGACGGTGAAGGTCTAATCAAACCGGTGCAGAGATGGGACAAATCCATCGGAAAATATATCAAACCGATATTTCTTGAAATTGGTGCTCATGGATATGGTTTGAAAAAGGAGTTCAATGATGACAATGATGTGCAGCTGTACTTGCATGAGATGCCTAAAGATATTGTCAACGGATCACCGGAGGAGTTTGACAATTATGTCAGTGTTGAGGAGGGAACATTAACTGTTAAATATGAACCTGATGAAGTGATTAACTTCATGTACAATGAAATCTACTCTGAAGCTCAAAGCATTGTCCTGAATTGTCTTGATGATATCTACCACAAATGCAATCTCGAAAGAAACCAGGTTGAAAGAATCAATAAGGACAACATCATTGAAGTAAAGCCGTCACTTGACGCTAACGGCCAGCCCATAATCATGGAGCTGTCTTCAACAGCAAAAGAAAACCTTTATGCTGATTACGGAACAACTGCAAATTCAAATGTGGCTATTGTACCTCCAGGAATCGAATCAAAAATCTTAGGGGGTAACAACTACCAGTCAGACTATACAAGGCAGACTGAAATATTTAGAAACAACATCCTAAGGACTTTCGTCACTCCTCAGTCACAGGCAGGTAATGAAAGGTCAAACCAGAATGTGGCGGAATACATTAACGATTCGGCAATTACAGGTTTTATCGTCAATGTGGCCAATGACCAGAAATGGGTTTTAAAATACTGCAATCGGCTGTTGAATATGCAATTAGAACTAATGGGAATCAGTGAAACATTGGATATTTATTTCAGCTATTCAAGAGATGATGTTTTAAGATATATTATGGAACTCACTGCTGAAGGCGATGAAATCTATAAAAATTATTTAAGTAACTTTGAAGAAGAACAGCCTGTCGGTGAGAGAATTTTAAGTGACAGCGGTGTTGAAATATAAATATTTATATAAAATAAGTAATAAAATATATAATAAATAATATAATAAAAAGTGATTGAGATGAGACATGAACTATTTGAAGTCGGATCATACGACTACTCCGACTTGGATGAAAGGTTAACCAAACCAGTAAGATGGACAGAAAAAGATCTAAAACAAATAGCTGAAAACTACCGTGGAGGAATACCTTTAACTTCCGAACATGACAATATCTACGTCGGAATCGGAAACAATATCAGCTATGAGGAAGGAAAGCTATTCATCGAAATACCTGACGAACTGGACATGAAAGGAAAAGGCCTTTCCCCTAAAGTTGATGTCTTGCTTAAAGACAAAGGAGATTCATTCGGAATTGATACTATGAGCTTAATAGATGTAGGCGTTACCAAACACCCAAGAAAAATAAGACTGTTGAATTCAGAGATAACTGGAGAAACCGGAGCGACAGGCGAAACTGGTGAAAGTGGAAATCCCGAACCTGCACCACAACCTCAGTCTAGTGAAGATACAAATGTAGCAACAAGCCTGCTTTTGGAAAAACTTCAAGGAAAAGATGCAGAAATCGGAAAACTTCAGGATGAAATCAACAGCTTAAAAAAAGAATCCAAAAAGTATGAAAAGATTAAAAAATCCATAGAAGAAAATAAGGAATTCATTGAAAATAAAGAAGATATCTTAAAAGAATTATCTGAGCTTAGAAAACATGAAAATGAAAGGAAAATAAAAGAGTACGAGGCCAAGTACAACTTCAACTATAATGAAAACGTACAGGATAAGGAAATAATTGATAAATTATTATCTGGGGACGTTGATATGGAGCTGATGGAAAAGCTGGCTGAGAGAAGAATTAAAATAGAAGCTACCAGTGACGGTTCCGCACCTGGTGGAAGAAATCCATCAAACACTGAAGATACTGGTGAGAGCGGAAGCACTGGAGATGAGGATTCACCATCTTTTAGGACTCGTGAAGAATATTATAAGATATTAAAGGATATGGGTTTTAATCGAACAAGGATATAGCTGTGATGGTGTTTTAATTGCTTTTCACCGGAACTAAAATTTTTGATATGTAAGAACTTGTTATTCATAGTTTAACCCTTGAACCGACCGATAAGTCGCCGGTTATTAAATATAACAAAATTTCTCATTCCAAATCCATAGATTCGGAACTTGGAAATAAATATCTTATTGTTCATAAAATGGACACGATTATTTATATCTAGGCATTAGTTTTTCATTAAATTATATGTGGCACTGGTTAATTTCAAAATCATTAATCAGCACCTGTATTCAATTTATTCCTTGTTATTTATTCATTTTTTTTATTTGTTTTGCAAAGAGTATTGCTAAAATAATTGCAGCACCCCACGTAATGGTTTTTCTTATAATTCCTTCAAAAGATAAATCAATATTGAGTCCATTAAGAATATCACCTCCAGTCATAATAAAACATAATATTGTATAACATGATAGTAACAAACAAATATATGCTAAAAAACCTTCTTTTTTTCTAATTTCAAAAAATAAAACTTTATTTAATTGATCTGGAATTAATAATAATATTTGAAATGTGATTGTTATAATAAAAAGTATAATTGCCATGTTAGAATTTGAATAAAATAAATTATTTACATTTATATAACCGTAAATACCTAAGCATAAACTCAATAGCCCATAATATCCAGGATTATATCCTAAAATAATTTCATCATTTTCAATAGAACTATTATCATTAAAAACATCAATCCTAAAAAATAATGCTAAAAAAGGAAGTAGGAATGCAAAACTGATTAATAATGATTTAAAAAAATCATTAAGTATAAAACCAACAGTTAAAATAATCATAACCAAGCCAGGTAGTAATAATGAAAAATTTTTGGAAATAAATTGATATGTTCCACCAAATCTTATTTTCGAATTAAAACCATACTTTTCATCATATTTTTCAAAAAAAATTAAAGGAAGAGCCAATCCTGCAAAAAATACATAAACTCCTAACAACAATACCCATACAATAAAATCATGAGAAACAGTATACACTGATGCAGCACAACAAAAAATAAAAATTGAAGGAATAAGAATAAGTATAATTCTTTCCTTCATAGATAAACTTCCAGGGTTTGTTAAAATAAAATATTTAAAGAATTTAGAATCTTTTTTCATAATATCACGCAAAATCAAGTGCTAAACTAACCATTGAATCTCCAATACCTTTATTTATGTTCCCACCATTTGCATGAATCTTTAACGCAACGCCTAAAATAATAAGGCCGGTAACAATACCTAATGGTGTTAATAATGTCAAGAAAGGTAGAACTCCAATACATGGCAAAATATATGGAATCATCACTGCTGCAGATGCTAATGCTAAATCTCCAGAACTATCCTCAAGAAATTGAATAAGTTCATCAGATATAATAATTTCATTATTATTTACATTACTATATTTTGTTAAGTTATTAATAAGGGTATTTGTTAAAAAATCATGGAAACAATAATTATCTGTAAAATTTGAAATTGCTCCTTTATATAAAAAATTATTAAAAATTGATAAATCATACATTAGGCCATTACTTGAGTTTAATCTAAGTTGATAATTAGAATTTCCATCTATTTGAATAATAGTATAATTTTCAAATGATGAAACCGTAAAATTTTTTAGTTCAAGGATATTAGAAAAAATATAATCAACTGAGGATGTTGAGGTGATGCCTGCACAATTTAGAGAATATGATTCAAATTCAGATAAAAATAATGAAGATATATATCTACATTTATATACATTTTCCCATTCTCCATTTAAATTATATTTCATTGCAGGATCAGGACAATGGATATAAGCAGTACCTCCATATTCGACACCACACATAGAAACTACAGAATTTTCTCTAACTGCTGAAACATTAAATATTCCTGAAACATTTTCCATAAATTCATCATACATTTTGATAGTGTTTAGTGCAGTTAAAAAAGTACCATAGGAGGCTTTCATGAATCCAACAGGAAAACTACTATTTAATCCAATATAATAATCTAAATCGTTGTTAGTTATCTGTTTATCAGTAATTGCATATGTTTGAATTACTTCAAATGAATTTTCAGGATTATAATGTTTACCAAAGCTAATCCATTCATCTTTTATGATGGAGGTTCCATTTATTTTAAATTGTGTGCGAATTTTTTCGTTACTTGGAAAATTACTAATTTTTAGCATATTGTTAGAATATTCAACTGATTCCCCAGTTTCGGCAAAACGTAAATATTGATAATTAGTAAATTTGTCATATCGACATACTAGTACATCCTGATGGGCTGGAAGATTATTATTAATAAATGCGAATCTCACAGGTTCGTCATTCCAACTTGTTGGATTTGTAAAACCTATGCTTAATGTTGCAACTCCATTAATTACAAATAATAATTCTTCATAATCAGGATAAGAAATACCATTATATTCTTTTTGTCGGTAAACTGCACTTATCTGGTTAATATCATTATGAACAAAACCATAATATGTAAAATTTGCATAATCTGAATTACTTGTAATGTGTAAATTAGACAAATCGTTAATACAATAATCTAAATTTGCTGATTTAATATCATTTGTATTAAATATGTGATAATTATTTTTTGTTAAAATTATATAATCTCGTGTAACAGGCATTTTCACTTTACCTCCAGCACCACCTTGTGCAATATATTCTGGCTTAAGGTAACCTGGAACTAAACGCCAAGCATTTGTTAAATTCACATAGTTGGGAATAATTATACTATATTCAAATTTAGTTAATTTGGAATATATTTTTAAATTAACAGTTTTATTAACTTTTTCATAATGATTATTTGAAAATAAAACAGTAACAACATAATCTCCAGGAGTTAAATCTACATTATAAGCAACTCTTCCATTAGAATCTGTCATAAATTTATAATCATTATTATTAATAGAAAAAGTTATATTTTGACCAATTAATGGGCAATTATTACATTTAAGATAAGCGTACAGGTAATTTGTTTTATTATATTCACATGTTAAGTTGTTAATACTTAAATCAACTGGCTTTGGTTTAATAGTAATAGTGACTGGTTTGCTACAGGAATCATAACCTAATTTTGAAAATGAAACGGTTGCTAGATATGTGCCAGGTTCAGCTTTAATGGGGAAAAATACAAAACCATTGGAATTAGTTTTAGATATATTTGTTTCTCCATTAATATTAAAAGTTATGTCCTGATTAGATAATACTTCATTAATTGATCTTAAATTAACGGATAATTTGTTATTATCTCCATAATAGCAAGTTAAATCATTCACAGATAAAATTATAGGAATACTGTTGACATTTACCGATACACTCTTTTTACTTGTTACATAATTATTATTTGTAAATGTAATAGTTGTTGTGTATTTTTTGGGTTCTGCACTAATTGTTAATGTTGCAACTCCTTTAGAATCCGTTTTCTGATTATAGTTTTTACCATTAAAATTAAAAACAACAGTTTTATTTACAAGGGCGTTCCCATTTTTATCTTTTAGTGTCGCTTTTAACTTATTGTTGCCATCACCATATGTGAATGCAAGATTATTTGCGGTTAATGTTGTTGGCATTTTTTTTACTGTAACTTTTGCTGTTTTGCTGCTTGTTTGATATCCGCTTGCTTTGAATGTGAATTTCACGGAGTATGTTCCTGGTCCTTTTTGAACATTCCAACTGACGCAACCTTTGGAATCGGTTGTACGTGAGTAAGTTTTACCAGAATAATTTACTGTAATCTTTTTCCCAGTTAATGCTTTGCCATTTGAGTTTTTTAAATAAGCTTTAAGTGTTGTTCCGTCTTGGTAATACTTGGTCACATCTTTTGCAGTAATAATTGTTTTAACTGTAGAACTAGCTTTTTTTACAACATTACTGGGTTTCGCATTATTGTCTTGAATTTTAACATCGGATGAATTTTCAATTTTTTCATCAACATTATTATCATCTGATGAACCCTCTATACTATCAGAATAGATATCATCTGATTGATAATCAACGCTTAACGTATCATTTTCGACTGCATTGTCTGAAACTGCATAGGTGCAGTTTAAACAAATTATAAAACAAAAAAATATTAATATACATAAAAATTTATTTAAATTCTTCAAATTTACACTCCTTTATAATTGAATAGTAATAAAGTTTAATTTATTTATTTCAAGACATATATTTTTTTACGGATGGGATAATAATGGGGGA harbors:
- a CDS encoding Ig-like domain-containing protein, producing MKNLNKFLCILIFFCFIICLNCTYAVSDNAVENDTLSVDYQSDDIYSDSIEGSSDDNNVDEKIENSSDVKIQDNNAKPSNVVKKASSTVKTIITAKDVTKYYQDGTTLKAYLKNSNGKALTGKKITVNYSGKTYSRTTDSKGCVSWNVQKGPGTYSVKFTFKASGYQTSSKTAKVTVKKMPTTLTANNLAFTYGDGNNKLKATLKDKNGNALVNKTVVFNFNGKNYNQKTDSKGVATLTISAEPKKYTTTITFTNNNYVTSKKSVSVNVNSIPIILSVNDLTCYYGDNNKLSVNLRSINEVLSNQDITFNINGETNISKTNSNGFVFFPIKAEPGTYLATVSFSKLGYDSCSKPVTITIKPKPVDLSINNLTCEYNKTNYLYAYLKCNNCPLIGQNITFSINNNDYKFMTDSNGRVAYNVDLTPGDYVVTVLFSNNHYEKVNKTVNLKIYSKLTKFEYSIIIPNYVNLTNAWRLVPGYLKPEYIAQGGAGGKVKMPVTRDYIILTKNNYHIFNTNDIKSANLDYCINDLSNLHITSNSDYANFTYYGFVHNDINQISAVYRQKEYNGISYPDYEELLFVINGVATLSIGFTNPTSWNDEPVRFAFINNNLPAHQDVLVCRYDKFTNYQYLRFAETGESVEYSNNMLKISNFPSNEKIRTQFKINGTSIIKDEWISFGKHYNPENSFEVIQTYAITDKQITNNDLDYYIGLNSSFPVGFMKASYGTFLTALNTIKMYDEFMENVSGIFNVSAVRENSVVSMCGVEYGGTAYIHCPDPAMKYNLNGEWENVYKCRYISSLFLSEFESYSLNCAGITSTSSVDYIFSNILELKNFTVSSFENYTIIQIDGNSNYQLRLNSSNGLMYDLSIFNNFLYKGAISNFTDNYCFHDFLTNTLINNLTKYSNVNNNEIIISDELIQFLEDSSGDLALASAAVMIPYILPCIGVLPFLTLLTPLGIVTGLIILGVALKIHANGGNINKGIGDSMVSLALDFA